A genomic segment from Chitinophaga flava encodes:
- a CDS encoding non-ribosomal peptide synthetase, giving the protein MTGAQFQVSGQQSLDLMTHCPEQPAVITAAFTISGNYTQETLVAAIAAVVDRHDILRTCFEYRAGVQIPLQTVYPPQGRENRCFSAGIPDLTAPWSIKVHPQATGDWQVIIQASPLILDTCSIGMFYREVHAVLTDQPWEVSTEELLQFGDYTNWEAELIAEGHPEATEFWRRITPVGDRVNSLLQPPRASAGRMVSQVTLPHLPLETQAAACDVPVKALLVAIFARSLARYTAGETLQVSYLENGRHYEELQYTMGPLSRLYPVYFPGDETNDMAAWAADAAAQLTQATGWNDYYYTSVNPLLAHPPLQFIVEYADISDDPGNLEVSMTDAFKGTFLCRVFKRKNTWELTLVHPAGMPLAAWLFDDLQNRLQYPALPGRQAGTKDLEAIAAYNDTTVSYSGPDTVPGLLLQSFRDYAGHIAVKGRQSLTYAALEEKVQRMAASLSATYGVGRGTVVGVLLQDDEQVAATLLGILFTGAAYVPLDSSNPAERLAHIIHESGCRTIITDEETAAAWKDTAIAPLLVTTSALEAAAAAFPSLPPLSAPAPEDTAYLIFTSGTTGKPKGCQVSHANLYNYISWANSYYFQDCAGHFPLLTSLTFDLTVTAIFTPLTKGATLHCLDKKRDITEQLLWCFDPSNEITCIKLTPTHISLLAAVTLTDSNIRCAIVGGEALHLSQVALLRSIAPGIRIYNEYGPTEATVGCIVKEITAADEQVTIGRPIANMRAAVLDADGNVLPVGVYGELYLAGNSVAIGYWQQPDLTAQKFVMLTTPTAERYYRTGDIVRLLPEGDMEFAGRIDDQVKIRGIRIELGEIRAHLLQFPGVEEVVVVVKKDVQEEQYITAYYIAGSPIPVQDWKVFLQSRVPDYMLPAFFVAIPQIPVTANGKLDVALLPDPFTVVSAIRQPYVAPDSPTAITIARIWEEILKQENIGLDDNFYEMGGHSLLAMRAVSAIRRELKADIVIKDLLVGPTIRALAALTDRLGSSAVLPEVVAVTPRPAQIPLSYAQERLWFIDQLRGSTHYHMPSVFRLKGRLQVSLLEQAFRVVVDRHESLRTVFKTIAGVPYQEVLPAGGWQLHFTADLPADLSAAIATEIDLPFDLSADHMLRARLFRLSEVEHVLVLVRHHIASDGWSASLMLQEFCEVYEAATQGREAALPALSLQYADYAIWQRSHLIGDFLEQQLGYWERQLKGLTPLQLPTDLPRPAVQSIRGDRLNFKVGKELSSQLQLLAQQENVTPFMLLLAVFKVLLYRYSGQTDICVGTTVAHRPQQELEPLIGFFVNTLVLRTDFSDNPSFQSLLAQVSETTLAAYAHIAVSFEKVVDRVEKERDKSRSSLFQVLFVMNNNEAAVVHELEDITIAPVSAEHEVAKFDLTFFVEETEEGFVISANYCTDLFLEETIERMKNHYLQLLTAIVEDHTIPVGHLPLLLPEETAALLSEAGHPAFESTGATTVTALFAEQVELRPDNIVLCAGNVQLSYRELDEKATRLAHYLQQTYAIKANDLVGILMENSTWSVIAILGILKAGGAYVPIDPSLPGDRQGYIISDT; this is encoded by the coding sequence ATGACAGGTGCACAATTTCAGGTGTCTGGCCAGCAGTCGCTGGACCTGATGACGCATTGCCCGGAACAACCGGCAGTGATAACCGCTGCATTTACTATCAGTGGAAACTATACGCAGGAAACCCTGGTGGCGGCTATTGCCGCCGTAGTGGATCGGCATGATATACTCAGGACCTGCTTTGAGTATCGTGCCGGGGTACAAATACCGCTGCAAACCGTGTATCCGCCGCAGGGCAGGGAGAACCGTTGTTTTAGTGCCGGTATACCGGATCTGACGGCGCCCTGGTCTATAAAAGTACATCCGCAGGCAACGGGTGACTGGCAGGTAATCATACAGGCATCTCCCCTCATCCTGGATACCTGCTCCATTGGTATGTTTTATCGCGAGGTACATGCTGTGCTGACGGACCAGCCCTGGGAAGTAAGTACCGAAGAACTGTTGCAGTTCGGGGATTATACCAACTGGGAAGCGGAGTTGATTGCAGAGGGGCATCCGGAAGCGACGGAGTTCTGGCGCCGGATCACTCCTGTGGGAGATAGGGTTAACAGCCTTTTGCAACCGCCGCGGGCGTCCGCTGGTAGGATGGTTTCGCAGGTTACACTACCTCACCTGCCGCTGGAAACACAGGCGGCTGCCTGTGACGTGCCTGTCAAAGCATTGCTGGTAGCTATTTTTGCGAGAAGTCTTGCGCGCTATACAGCCGGAGAAACATTGCAGGTCAGCTACCTGGAGAATGGCCGTCATTATGAAGAATTGCAGTATACAATGGGGCCTTTGTCCCGGCTTTATCCGGTATACTTTCCCGGAGATGAGACCAACGATATGGCTGCCTGGGCGGCGGATGCTGCTGCACAGCTGACACAGGCTACCGGTTGGAATGATTACTACTATACTTCTGTTAATCCGTTGCTGGCCCATCCGCCTTTGCAGTTTATCGTGGAGTATGCAGATATATCAGATGATCCTGGTAACCTGGAAGTATCGATGACCGATGCTTTTAAAGGCACTTTCCTGTGCCGGGTTTTCAAAAGAAAAAACACGTGGGAACTTACATTGGTGCATCCTGCCGGCATGCCGCTGGCGGCCTGGTTGTTTGATGACCTGCAAAACCGGTTGCAATATCCTGCATTGCCGGGACGGCAGGCAGGAACGAAAGACCTGGAGGCCATCGCTGCTTACAATGATACGACTGTCAGCTATTCCGGACCGGATACTGTACCGGGGTTGCTATTACAATCTTTCAGGGATTATGCCGGACATATTGCTGTGAAAGGCCGGCAATCACTTACCTATGCCGCGTTGGAAGAAAAGGTGCAGCGTATGGCGGCATCGTTGTCGGCGACTTATGGCGTGGGTCGCGGAACAGTAGTGGGTGTATTGCTGCAGGATGATGAACAGGTGGCTGCTACCTTGTTGGGCATTCTCTTTACCGGAGCTGCCTATGTACCGCTTGATAGCAGCAACCCTGCGGAACGCCTGGCTCATATCATCCATGAGAGCGGCTGCCGGACGATTATCACGGACGAGGAGACGGCTGCTGCGTGGAAAGATACGGCTATAGCGCCTCTTCTTGTCACCACCAGCGCGTTGGAAGCTGCCGCTGCGGCTTTCCCTTCGTTACCGCCGTTGAGCGCACCGGCGCCGGAAGATACGGCATACCTGATCTTTACCTCCGGTACTACGGGTAAACCCAAAGGCTGCCAGGTATCGCATGCCAACCTGTATAACTATATCAGCTGGGCCAACAGCTACTATTTCCAGGATTGCGCCGGACATTTTCCGTTGTTGACCAGCCTGACCTTTGACCTAACAGTAACGGCTATATTTACACCGCTGACCAAAGGTGCTACCCTTCATTGTCTGGATAAAAAACGGGATATAACAGAGCAACTGCTGTGGTGTTTTGACCCGTCCAATGAAATAACTTGTATCAAGTTAACCCCTACACATATTTCCCTGCTGGCAGCGGTTACCCTCACGGATTCCAATATCCGTTGCGCCATTGTAGGGGGAGAAGCATTGCATCTTTCCCAGGTGGCCCTTCTGCGTAGTATTGCTCCAGGTATTCGCATATATAACGAGTACGGACCTACGGAAGCGACGGTAGGTTGTATTGTAAAAGAGATAACAGCAGCGGATGAGCAGGTAACGATTGGCCGGCCTATTGCCAATATGCGTGCCGCTGTATTGGATGCTGATGGCAATGTATTACCGGTAGGCGTTTACGGAGAACTGTACCTCGCCGGTAACAGTGTCGCCATCGGTTACTGGCAGCAACCGGATCTGACTGCACAGAAATTTGTGATGCTAACAACACCTACGGCAGAACGGTATTACCGTACCGGAGATATTGTTCGTTTGTTGCCGGAGGGTGATATGGAATTCGCCGGAAGGATAGATGATCAGGTAAAGATAAGAGGTATCCGTATAGAGCTTGGAGAGATCAGGGCGCATCTGCTGCAGTTTCCGGGTGTGGAAGAAGTAGTAGTCGTGGTGAAAAAGGATGTTCAGGAAGAACAATATATCACGGCATATTACATAGCCGGCAGCCCTATTCCTGTACAGGACTGGAAGGTTTTTCTGCAGTCCAGGGTACCTGACTATATGTTGCCTGCCTTTTTTGTGGCCATTCCCCAAATACCAGTAACGGCCAATGGCAAATTGGATGTGGCGTTGTTGCCTGATCCGTTTACTGTGGTCAGCGCTATCCGGCAGCCTTACGTGGCGCCCGACAGCCCTACGGCTATCACCATTGCCCGTATCTGGGAGGAAATACTGAAGCAGGAAAACATCGGACTGGATGATAACTTCTATGAAATGGGTGGTCATTCCTTATTGGCGATGCGTGCGGTTTCTGCCATCCGGCGGGAATTGAAAGCAGATATTGTCATTAAAGACCTGCTGGTTGGTCCTACTATAAGGGCTTTGGCAGCATTGACAGACCGATTGGGCAGTAGTGCAGTATTACCGGAAGTAGTGGCCGTCACACCGCGGCCCGCACAGATTCCGCTGTCGTATGCACAGGAACGTTTATGGTTTATTGATCAGTTAAGGGGTAGTACCCATTATCATATGCCGTCGGTATTCCGGCTGAAAGGTCGTTTGCAGGTATCGTTGCTGGAACAGGCTTTCCGCGTGGTGGTAGACAGGCATGAGTCGTTACGCACGGTGTTTAAAACCATCGCAGGTGTTCCCTATCAGGAAGTATTACCGGCAGGCGGCTGGCAGCTGCATTTCACGGCAGATTTGCCGGCAGATTTATCCGCTGCCATCGCCACGGAAATAGATCTGCCGTTTGATTTGTCAGCAGACCATATGCTGCGTGCGCGGTTATTCCGACTCAGCGAAGTGGAACATGTGTTGGTGCTGGTGCGGCATCATATAGCCTCTGATGGCTGGTCTGCTTCTCTTATGCTACAGGAGTTCTGCGAAGTGTATGAAGCAGCTACCCAGGGCCGGGAAGCAGCACTGCCGGCCTTGTCCCTGCAGTATGCTGATTATGCCATTTGGCAGCGCAGCCATCTGATAGGAGATTTCCTGGAGCAGCAGCTGGGTTATTGGGAACGGCAGCTGAAAGGCTTGACGCCATTGCAACTGCCGACAGACCTGCCTCGGCCGGCTGTACAGAGTATACGTGGCGACCGCCTGAATTTTAAGGTAGGCAAGGAGTTGAGCAGCCAGCTGCAGCTGTTGGCACAACAGGAAAACGTGACGCCATTTATGCTGCTGCTGGCAGTATTCAAGGTATTACTATACCGCTATAGCGGACAAACCGATATCTGTGTAGGAACAACAGTGGCCCATCGGCCGCAGCAGGAACTGGAACCACTGATTGGCTTTTTTGTCAATACACTGGTCCTGCGTACAGACTTTTCCGATAATCCTTCCTTTCAATCGTTGCTGGCACAGGTGAGTGAAACTACACTGGCTGCCTATGCGCATATTGCCGTATCGTTTGAAAAAGTGGTGGACCGGGTGGAGAAAGAGCGGGATAAGAGCCGCAGCTCTTTGTTTCAGGTGTTGTTTGTGATGAACAACAATGAAGCTGCCGTTGTACATGAACTCGAAGATATCACCATTGCGCCGGTATCAGCAGAACATGAGGTTGCCAAATTTGATCTCACTTTCTTTGTGGAAGAAACGGAAGAGGGATTTGTCATCTCTGCCAACTACTGCACAGACCTTTTCCTGGAGGAGACCATCGAGCGGATGAAAAACCATTACCTGCAACTGTTGACGGCGATAGTGGAAGACCATACCATCCCGGTTGGCCATCTGCCGTTATTGTTGCCGGAAGAAACCGCGGCGTTGTTGTCCGAAGCCGGGCATCCTGCTTTTGAAAGTACAGGCGCAACTACTGTGACGGCATTATTTGCGGAACAGGTAGAACTCAGGCCGGACAACATTGTTTTGTGTGCCGGCAACGTGCAACTGAGCTACCGGGAGCTGGATGAAAAGGCTACCCGTCTGGCGCATTATCTGCAACAGACCTACGCGATCAAAGCCAATGATTTGGTAGGAATCCTGATGGAAAACAGTACCTGGTCGGTGATTGCAATCCTGGGGATACTGAAAGCCGGCGGGGCATATGTGCCGATTGATCCTTCGCTGCCGGGTGATCGCCAGGGTTATATCATCAGCGACAC
- a CDS encoding TauD/TfdA family dioxygenase, translated as MDNISKLKKIKASASPDAGHQSLVIREPLSVTAGSTLPLVVKPRLKGVDLSNWILQHEAAFNADLYRYGGVLFRGFDTTTVEAFGKFVNAFGSEPLAYMFRSSPRHELDQGVRNVYNSTVYPKAERINLHNESSYSRTWGMRIIFCCLQPAEAGGETPIADSRKVLSAIPAPLVQQFREKGVLYRRRLIRDIGMSWQEVFQTTDRKEVEAICQRNKIQYDFISEDHLEIAWRKQAVYQHPVSGEETWFNHVFFFNKYARYEELGLSLEETAPEDLIHTDTLFGDGTPISIADYQSIREAYARHTVSFPYEKGDILFLDNMLAAHGRNAYEGNRLIATAIINPTGDAPDNQFS; from the coding sequence ATGGATAATATAAGCAAACTGAAAAAGATCAAAGCCAGTGCTTCGCCTGATGCCGGTCATCAGTCGTTGGTCATCAGGGAACCCTTGTCTGTTACAGCTGGTTCCACCTTACCGTTGGTCGTGAAGCCCCGGTTGAAAGGGGTGGATCTCAGCAACTGGATACTGCAGCATGAAGCTGCGTTCAATGCGGATCTTTATCGGTATGGAGGTGTGTTGTTCAGGGGGTTTGATACCACTACCGTGGAAGCTTTCGGCAAATTTGTAAATGCCTTTGGCTCTGAACCGCTGGCGTATATGTTCCGTTCCTCGCCGCGGCATGAGCTGGATCAGGGCGTGCGTAACGTATATAATTCTACGGTATATCCGAAAGCAGAGCGTATTAATCTGCATAATGAATCTTCGTATAGCCGTACCTGGGGGATGCGTATTATATTTTGCTGCCTGCAGCCTGCGGAAGCAGGAGGTGAGACGCCTATCGCGGATTCCCGTAAAGTGCTTTCAGCTATTCCGGCGCCGCTGGTACAGCAATTCCGGGAGAAAGGCGTGTTGTATCGCCGGCGGTTGATCCGTGATATTGGTATGTCGTGGCAGGAGGTTTTTCAGACCACAGACCGGAAGGAAGTGGAAGCGATCTGTCAGCGGAATAAAATCCAGTATGATTTTATCAGTGAAGATCACCTGGAAATTGCCTGGCGCAAGCAGGCGGTGTATCAGCATCCGGTTTCCGGAGAGGAGACCTGGTTTAATCATGTTTTCTTTTTCAACAAATATGCGAGGTATGAAGAACTGGGGCTGTCCCTGGAGGAAACAGCGCCAGAAGATCTTATCCATACCGATACCTTATTTGGTGATGGAACGCCCATTAGTATAGCCGACTATCAGTCTATCCGTGAGGCTTACGCCCGGCATACTGTGTCTTTCCCCTATGAAAAGGGGGACATTCTTTTCCTGGACAACATGCTGGCTGCCCATGGACGGAATGCCTATGAGGGAAACCGTCTTATTGCCACTGCCATTATTAACCCTACCGGGGATGCCCCGGACAATCAATTTTCATAA